The following are encoded together in the Hoplias malabaricus isolate fHopMal1 chromosome 3, fHopMal1.hap1, whole genome shotgun sequence genome:
- the ccdc6b gene encoding coiled-coil domain-containing protein 6b — protein sequence MMADSASESDTDGAGSSSSSAAAQCPSSSSSSTKPGIVISPFRLEELTNRLASLQQENKVLKIELETFKLKCKALQEENRDLRKASVTIQARAEQEEEFISNTLFKKIQALQKEKETLAVNYEKEEEFLTNELSRKLMQLQHEKAELEQHLEQEQEFQVNKLMKKIKKLENDTISKQLTLEQLRREKIDLENTLEQEQEALVNRLWKRMDKLEAEKRILQEKLDQPVSAPPSPRDISMEIDSPENMMRHIRFLKSEVERLKKNLRTAELQHTEKRAQYIEEERIMREENIRLQRKLQREVERREALCRQLSESESSLEMDDERYFNEMSAQGLRPRTVSSPIPYTPSPSSSRPISPGLSYASHTVGFTPPTTLTRAGMSYYNTPGLHVHVGPSHGIARPSPRRSTSPDKFKRPTPPPSPNTQAGVQPGPPPPPPPAQTASSQQLQSSQP from the exons atgatggCGGACAGTGCTAGTGAGAGTGATACTGACGGTGCGGGCAGCAGCAGCTCCTCCGCCGCCGCTCAGTGTCCgtcttcatcatcttcttccaCAAAGCCGGGCATCGTGATCTCTCCTTTTCGGCTGGAGGAGCTCACCAACCGCCTGGCGTCCCTGCAGCAAGAGAACAAAGTGCTGAAAATCGAGCTGGAAACGTTCAAGCTGAAATGCAAGGCACTGCAGGAGGAGAACAGAGACCTGCGCAAAGCCAGCGTCACTATT CAAGCCAGAGCAGAACAAGAAGAGGAGTTCATCAGTAACACGCTGTTCAAGAAGATCCAGGCTctgcagaaagagaaagaaacactAGCCGTCAATTATGAGAAAGAAGAAGAATTCCTCACCAACGAGCTCTCTCGAAAACTTATGCAA TTACAACATGAGAAAGCTGAGCTGGAGCAGCACTTGGAGCAAGAGCAAGAGTTCCAGGTCAATAAACTGATGAAGAAGATCAAAAAGCTGGAAAATGACACCATCTCCAAACAGCTGACATTAGAACAG CTCAGACGAGAGAAGATTGATTTGGAGAACACGTTGGAGCAAGAGCAAGAAGCACTGGTCAACCGACTGTGGAAGCGTATGGACAAGTTGGAGGCTGAAAAAAG GATTCTCCAGGAGAAGCTAGACCAGCCAGTCTCTGCTCCTCCATCCCCCAGGGACATCTCCATGGAGATTGACTCTCCAGAGAACATGATGAGACACATCCGCTTCCTAAAGAGCGAGGTGGAGAGGCTGAAGAAGAACCTGCGCACTGCCGAACTGCAGC acacagagaagcGAGCCCAATACATTGAGGAGGAGCGGATCATGAGAGAGGAGAATATTCGGTTGCAGAGGAAGCTGCAGCGGGAAGTGGAGCGCCGGGAAGCTTTATGCAGGCAGCTCTCGGAGAGCGAGTCCAGTCTGGAGATGGACGATGAGAG GTACTTCAATGAAATGTCAGCCCAAGGACTTCGTCCCCGCACTGTGTCCAGCCCAATCCCTTACACACCCTCACCGAGCTCAAGCAGACCCATATCACCag GGCTCTCCTATGCCAGTCACACAGTGGGTTTTACCCCTCCAACCACACTTACCCGAGCAGGCATGTCCTACTACAACACACCAGGCCTTCATGTGCACGTTGGACCATCTCACGGAATCGCA AGACCTTCCCCAAGAAGAAGCACCAGTCCGGACAAATTCAAGCGGCCTACACCACCGCCTTCCCCGAACACACAGGCTGGGGTGCAGCCTGgaccccctcccccaccacccccaGCGCAAACGGCATCATCGCAGCAGCTGCAGTCCTCGCAGCCATAA